CCGACGACTACCTTGTGAAGCCGTTCGCGCTGGAGGAACTGCTGGCTCGCGTGCGGGCGTTGGCGCGTCGGGCGTACCGCACGAAGAACCCGCAGGTGGCGGTGGGGGATCTTCGGATCGAGACGGCAACGCAGCGCGTGTGGCGCGGCAAGGAGGAGGTCCGCCTGACGCCGCGGGAGTACGTCCTGCTGGAGTACCTGGCCATGCGGGCGGGCGAGGTGGTCAGCCGCACCGATATCTGGGAGCACGTGTACGAATTCAACTCCGAGGCCGTCTCCAACGTCGTCGACGTTTACATCGGGTACCTGCGAAAGAAGATCGACCGGCCGAAGCGCCACCCCCTGATTCACACGGTGCGGGGTCGGGGCTATGTGCTGGGAGCGGCGCCATGACGAGATCGCTGAAGCGTCGGCTGTTGGGGTGGACGACCGGCGGGATGGTGCTCGTGCTGGCGGTCTTCGCGGTGGTGCTTTACGCGGCCATTGAGCGGGCGCTGACAGGGAGTTTCGACGGGTCGCTGGCCTCAACGGTCCGGGCGATCGCGGCCTCGGTCAAGCAGGACGCGAAGGAGATCGAGGTCGATTTCAGCGACCAGGAGGTGCCGGAGTTTCATCGGGCGGACCGGCCTTCGTACTACGAAATGTGGCTCGCGGACGGCTCGGTCCTCGATCGGTCAGCGTCCCTGGGCCGGCGGGACATGCAATGCCCGGCAGGGCCGACGGGCGCCCTGTCCTTTCACGCCGTGACGCTGCCGGACGGCCGACCCGGGCGGGCCGTTGTCCTGGTATTCCGTCCGAGGGTGGAGGACGAGGATGAAAACGAGGAGCATGGCGAGGGCGAGAACGAGGGCCGCCGAACCTTGAAGCCATCGATTCCTGCCCAAGAAGTGACCTTGGTGGCGGCGCGGGAGACGGCGGACCTCGATGCGCAACTGGCGTCCCTGCGTTGGCTGCTGGCGTCGGCGGGTGCAGGGACGGTTCTTCTGGTGCTGGCGATCGCCGCTCTCGTCGTTCATCAGGGACTGAAGCCGCTCGGGTCGCTGGCCAGGGGGATCGCCTCGATCCGTGAGAACGCTCTTTCGGCCAGGCTGCCCGCCGACAGGATGCCGGCCGAGATGGCGCCGGTGGTGGAACGGCTCAACGAACTCTTGGGACGCCTGGAGGAGGCCTTTCGGCGTGAGCGGACGCTGACG
This DNA window, taken from Planctomycetota bacterium, encodes the following:
- a CDS encoding response regulator transcription factor, whose product is MRLLLVEDYLPLQKSVAKGLREAGFAVDVTGDGEEGLWYAGGNDYDVVVLDLMLPKMDGLTVLRRLRAEGRATHVLILTAKDTVADRVRGLNLGADDYLVKPFALEELLARVRALARRAYRTKNPQVAVGDLRIETATQRVWRGKEEVRLTPREYVLLEYLAMRAGEVVSRTDIWEHVYEFNSEAVSNVVDVYIGYLRKKIDRPKRHPLIHTVRGRGYVLGAAP
- a CDS encoding ATP-binding protein encodes the protein MTRSLKRRLLGWTTGGMVLVLAVFAVVLYAAIERALTGSFDGSLASTVRAIAASVKQDAKEIEVDFSDQEVPEFHRADRPSYYEMWLADGSVLDRSASLGRRDMQCPAGPTGALSFHAVTLPDGRPGRAVVLVFRPRVEDEDENEEHGEGENEGRRTLKPSIPAQEVTLVAARETADLDAQLASLRWLLASAGAGTVLLVLAIAALVVHQGLKPLGSLARGIASIRENALSARLPADRMPAEMAPVVERLNELLGRLEEAFRRERTLTADVAHELRTPLAGIRSTVEVALSRSRASGEYEEALRECLEIVQQTQGMADNLLSLARLEGGQTALHPEAVRLAEAVDALWRPHARQVQGDGILFENRLPADLQCTADRDTLVRVLANLLANAAEYTQAGGRIEISGGAAGKTVELAVSNTGCALSAEEVAHVFDRFWRGDSARSATGVHCGLGLSLVERAVRALGGTVSADLTGGRFTVRVTLPGR